From a region of the Fusobacterium periodonticum ATCC 33693 genome:
- the ispG gene encoding flavodoxin-dependent (E)-4-hydroxy-3-methylbut-2-enyl-diphosphate synthase translates to MTKVVKVGNLSIGGNNPIIIQSMTNTNSADVEATVMQINELEKAGCQLVRMTINNIKAAEAIKEIKKRVNLPLVADIHFDYRLALLAIENGIDKLRINPGNIGSDDNVKKVVEAAKEKNIPIRIGVNSGSIEKEILEKYGKPCVEALVESALYHVRLLEKFNFFDIIISLKSSNVKMMVEAYRKISSLVDYPLHLGVTEAGTKFQGTVKSAIGIGALLVDGIGSTLRVSLTENPVEEIKVAKEILKVLDLSDEGVEIISCPTCGRTEIDLIGLAKQVEEEFQNEKNKFKIAVMGCVVNGPGEAREADYGIAAGRGIGILFKKGEIIKKVSEKNLLEELKKLISDDLKI, encoded by the coding sequence ATGACAAAAGTTGTAAAAGTTGGGAATTTAAGTATAGGTGGTAATAACCCTATAATCATTCAATCTATGACTAATACAAATTCAGCTGATGTAGAAGCAACTGTAATGCAAATAAATGAACTAGAAAAAGCTGGCTGTCAACTTGTTAGAATGACTATTAATAATATCAAGGCAGCTGAAGCAATAAAAGAAATAAAAAAAAGAGTAAATCTACCCTTAGTTGCAGATATACATTTTGATTACAGATTAGCTCTTTTAGCGATAGAAAATGGAATAGATAAATTAAGAATTAATCCTGGAAATATTGGTTCTGATGATAATGTTAAAAAAGTAGTTGAAGCTGCTAAAGAAAAAAATATTCCTATTAGAATAGGAGTAAATTCAGGTTCTATAGAAAAAGAAATTTTAGAAAAATATGGAAAACCTTGTGTAGAGGCACTAGTAGAAAGTGCTTTATATCATGTTAGATTACTTGAAAAATTTAATTTTTTTGATATAATAATATCATTAAAATCAAGTAATGTTAAAATGATGGTAGAGGCATATAGAAAAATAAGTTCTCTTGTAGATTATCCACTTCATCTAGGAGTTACTGAAGCAGGAACAAAGTTTCAAGGAACAGTAAAATCAGCAATAGGAATTGGAGCTCTTTTAGTTGATGGAATAGGATCTACTTTAAGAGTCTCTTTGACAGAAAATCCTGTTGAAGAAATAAAGGTTGCTAAAGAAATTTTAAAAGTTTTAGATCTATCTGATGAAGGGGTTGAAATTATTTCTTGCCCAACTTGTGGAAGAACAGAAATAGATTTAATAGGACTTGCTAAACAAGTTGAAGAAGAATTCCAAAATGAAAAAAATAAATTTAAAATTGCTGTTATGGGTTGTGTTGTTAATGGCCCAGGTGAGGCTAGAGAAGCTGATTATGGTATAGCAGCAGGTAGAGGTATAGGAATTTTATTTAAAAAAGGCGAAATTATAAAAAAGGTCTCTGAGAAAAATTTGTTGGAAGAATTAAAAAAACTAATATCTGATGACTTAAAAATTTAA
- a CDS encoding RNA polymerase sigma factor, with amino-acid sequence MDFDNIYEEYFDRVYYKVLSVVKNDDDAEDICQETFISVYKNLSKFREESNIYTWIYRIAINKTYDFFKKRKIEFEINDDVLSLPEDINFDTKVILQEKLKLISEKEREIVILKDIYGYKLKEIAEMKSMNLSTVKSVYYKALKDMGGN; translated from the coding sequence ATGGATTTTGATAACATTTATGAAGAATATTTTGATAGAGTCTATTACAAAGTTTTAAGTGTTGTCAAAAATGATGATGATGCTGAGGATATTTGCCAAGAGACTTTTATAAGTGTATATAAAAATTTGAGTAAATTTAGAGAAGAGAGCAACATATATACCTGGATATATAGAATTGCAATAAATAAAACATACGATTTTTTTAAGAAAAGAAAAATCGAATTTGAAATAAATGATGATGTTTTATCTTTACCAGAAGATATTAATTTTGACACAAAGGTAATACTACAGGAAAAACTGAAATTAATATCTGAAAAAGAGAGAGAAATTGTTATTCTTAAAGATATTTATGGATATAAATTAAAAGAGATTGCAGAGATGAAAAGTATGAATCTGTCTACTGTTAAATCTGTATATTATAAAGCACTCAAAGATATGGGAGGAAATTAA
- the dnaE gene encoding DNA polymerase III subunit alpha, producing the protein MENNFVHLNLHTEYSLLEGVNSIDNFLVKAKELGMNSLAVTDYANMFCAIEFYEKAKKMGIKPIIGLELPLYEKEEQNIFTLTLLAKDYEGYKNLVKLASELYKKKDNRELRISKEILKEHNKGLIALSSSMKGEIGKAILMNFPSEKLDSIVDEYIEIFSKENFYLEIQANELPENKVINDKFYDLVKEKKLELVATNNVHYVDRDGYELQDIVICIQSGWKLKDKNRKRAVSKELYLKSKEEMQRSLDEKFHKAIENTNYIASLCNLEIEFGNLQFPYYEVPNQYSGMDEYLKAICYENIKKIYKENLTKDILERLEYELSVIIKMGYSGYFIVVWDFIAYAKRNGIPVGPGRGSAAGSLVAYCLGITMIDPIRYNLLFERFLNPERISMPDIDIDICRERRDELIDYVVHKYGRERVAHIITFGRMKARAAIRDIGRVLDIDLKKIDRLSKLVSSFQTLEKTLKENVEVAKLYTTDIELQKVIDLSIRIENKVRHVSTHAAGILITKEDLDRTVPIYLDEKEGVIATQYQMKELEDLGLLKIDFLGLKNLSNIQRTIDYIKKYKNIDIELYKIPLDDKKVFEMLSQGDSTGVFQLESPGIRKIMKRLKPNKLEDIVALLALYRPGPLQSGMVDDFINRKNGKEKIEYPHKNLEIILKETYGVILYQEQVMKIASYMANYSLGEADLLRRAMGKKNFAIMRENREKFIQRAVENNYTEEKADEIFELIDKFAGYGFNKSHSVAYAMISYWTAYLKAHYPAFYFAAIMTSEISETGDVAYYFNDAKEHRISIYPPNVNTPSAYFEIKNDGISYSLAAIKNIGLNLAKKIVEDYEKHGTYTKLDEFMIRNKKNGMNKRALEALILSGALDELEGNRKEKFLSIDKVLDFVSKAPKTDEIQQMNLFGAASKTINKFALTNSDDFNLDEKMTKEKEFLGFYLSSHPLDKYRDIVTAFSINKLSEIDIEESKVIKTFGTITGLKKVLTKKDEQMALFSILCYDRKISCIVFPKIYDNCLEEIIEKKTVYIEGKIQIDDYKGEKTTKLLVEKIISLDKLYDYPAKKLFVLIEEEDRHKYSRLRELINSNKGKIDFLFAIKNKNEKRIQNTGIKVKLSREFLEQLAELMGFEKIKIQM; encoded by the coding sequence ATGGAGAATAATTTTGTTCATTTGAATTTACATACTGAATATAGCCTTCTAGAAGGTGTAAATAGCATAGATAATTTTTTAGTCAAAGCAAAAGAATTAGGTATGAACTCTTTGGCAGTGACAGACTATGCCAATATGTTTTGTGCTATTGAATTCTATGAAAAGGCTAAGAAGATGGGAATCAAGCCAATTATTGGTTTAGAACTTCCACTTTACGAAAAAGAAGAGCAAAATATTTTTACCTTGACTTTGCTTGCTAAAGATTATGAAGGCTATAAAAACCTAGTAAAATTAGCCTCTGAACTATATAAGAAAAAAGATAATAGAGAATTAAGAATAAGTAAAGAGATATTAAAAGAACATAACAAAGGCTTAATTGCACTTTCATCTTCTATGAAGGGAGAAATAGGGAAGGCTATTTTAATGAATTTCCCTAGTGAGAAACTAGATAGCATAGTTGATGAATATATAGAAATATTTTCAAAAGAAAATTTCTATTTAGAGATACAGGCCAATGAACTTCCTGAAAACAAAGTAATCAATGATAAATTCTATGATTTAGTAAAAGAAAAAAAACTAGAATTAGTAGCAACTAACAATGTTCACTATGTTGATAGAGATGGCTATGAATTACAAGACATAGTAATTTGTATACAGTCAGGTTGGAAGCTTAAAGATAAAAATAGAAAAAGAGCTGTGTCAAAAGAATTGTATTTAAAATCAAAAGAGGAAATGCAAAGAAGTCTAGATGAGAAATTTCATAAAGCTATAGAAAATACAAACTATATAGCAAGTTTATGTAATTTAGAAATAGAATTTGGAAATTTACAATTCCCATATTATGAAGTTCCTAATCAATATTCAGGAATGGACGAATATTTAAAAGCTATATGTTATGAAAATATAAAAAAAATATATAAAGAAAATCTGACTAAAGATATTTTAGAAAGATTGGAATATGAATTATCAGTTATTATAAAAATGGGATATTCAGGTTATTTTATAGTAGTTTGGGACTTTATTGCTTATGCTAAGAGAAATGGCATACCTGTTGGACCAGGAAGAGGTTCAGCAGCTGGAAGTTTAGTTGCCTACTGTCTAGGAATAACTATGATAGACCCTATAAGGTATAATTTACTCTTTGAAAGATTTTTAAATCCTGAAAGAATATCTATGCCAGATATAGATATAGACATCTGCCGTGAGAGACGTGATGAGCTCATAGACTATGTTGTTCACAAATATGGTAGAGAAAGAGTTGCCCATATTATAACTTTTGGTAGAATGAAAGCAAGGGCAGCAATAAGAGATATCGGGAGAGTTTTGGATATAGATTTGAAAAAAATAGATAGATTAAGTAAGTTAGTTTCATCTTTTCAAACTCTAGAAAAAACTTTAAAAGAGAATGTAGAAGTTGCAAAATTATATACAACTGATATTGAATTACAAAAAGTTATAGATCTGTCAATAAGAATTGAAAATAAGGTAAGACATGTATCTACCCATGCAGCAGGTATACTTATAACTAAGGAAGACTTAGATAGAACAGTTCCTATTTATTTAGATGAAAAAGAAGGAGTTATAGCAACTCAATATCAAATGAAGGAACTTGAGGATTTAGGACTTTTAAAAATAGATTTTCTAGGTTTGAAAAATCTTTCAAATATACAAAGAACAATAGACTATATCAAAAAATATAAGAATATAGATATAGAACTATATAAAATTCCACTTGATGATAAAAAAGTCTTTGAAATGTTATCACAAGGAGATTCAACAGGAGTTTTTCAGTTAGAATCACCAGGAATTAGAAAAATAATGAAGAGATTAAAACCTAATAAGCTAGAAGATATTGTGGCACTACTAGCCCTATATAGACCAGGACCTTTACAGTCTGGAATGGTTGATGACTTTATCAATAGAAAAAATGGCAAAGAAAAAATTGAATATCCACATAAGAATTTAGAGATAATCTTAAAGGAAACTTATGGAGTAATTCTCTATCAAGAACAGGTTATGAAAATAGCAAGTTATATGGCAAACTATAGTCTTGGTGAAGCAGATTTATTAAGGCGGGCTATGGGTAAAAAGAACTTTGCCATAATGAGGGAGAATAGAGAAAAATTTATACAGAGAGCAGTTGAAAATAACTATACAGAAGAAAAAGCAGATGAAATATTTGAATTGATAGATAAGTTTGCAGGTTATGGTTTCAATAAATCCCACTCTGTAGCCTATGCTATGATTTCATATTGGACAGCTTACTTAAAGGCACATTATCCTGCTTTCTACTTTGCCGCTATTATGACTTCAGAAATATCTGAAACAGGTGATGTTGCATATTACTTTAATGATGCAAAAGAGCATAGAATAAGTATATATCCGCCTAATGTAAATACTCCAAGTGCATATTTTGAAATAAAAAATGATGGAATAAGTTATTCACTTGCTGCAATTAAAAATATAGGTTTGAATCTAGCAAAGAAAATTGTGGAAGATTATGAAAAACACGGAACCTACACTAAATTAGATGAATTTATGATTAGAAATAAGAAAAATGGGATGAACAAGAGAGCTTTAGAAGCCTTAATTTTATCAGGTGCTTTAGATGAACTTGAAGGGAATAGAAAGGAGAAATTTCTATCAATAGATAAGGTACTTGACTTTGTTTCAAAAGCTCCTAAGACAGATGAAATTCAACAGATGAATCTCTTTGGTGCAGCAAGTAAGACAATAAATAAATTTGCTTTAACTAATAGTGATGACTTTAATCTTGATGAAAAAATGACTAAGGAAAAAGAATTTCTAGGTTTTTATTTAAGTTCACACCCCTTGGATAAGTACAGAGATATAGTTACAGCCTTTTCTATAAATAAACTTTCTGAAATAGATATTGAGGAAAGTAAAGTTATAAAAACTTTTGGAACTATCACAGGTCTAAAAAAAGTTTTAACTAAAAAAGATGAACAGATGGCTCTATTTTCAATTCTTTGTTATGATAGAAAAATTTCTTGTATAGTTTTCCCTAAGATTTATGATAATTGTTTAGAAGAGATCATAGAGAAAAAAACAGTCTATATTGAAGGGAAAATTCAGATAGATGACTATAAAGGAGAAAAAACAACTAAATTACTTGTGGAAAAGATAATTTCTTTGGATAAATTATATGATTATCCTGCCAAAAAGTTATTTGTTTTAATTGAAGAAGAAGATAGACATAAATATAGCAGACTTAGGGAATTAATTAATTCTAATAAAGGAAAAATAGATTTTCTATTTGCTATAAAAAATAAAAATGAAAAAAGAATTCAAAATACAGGTATAAAAGTGAAACTTAGTAGAGAATTCTTAGAACAATTAGCTGAACTTATGGGATTTGAGAAAATAAAAATTCAAATGTAA
- a CDS encoding peptidoglycan DD-metalloendopeptidase family protein, with product MKRIVRKTMAYLLILAIVIFSFRLYMISSKEVVDTTQFTDYFQVDEADNGGLELATSNFTTFEKEYNFVKEEKVEEDKKEGEKEKEKPAPPPPPKRAEQITYKVKKKDTVPAIAKRYGVKQDTILMNNKNALNNKMKVGDTITFPSIDGLYYKLEKNDTLAKIAKKYGISVVDIVDYNNINPKKLKAGSTIFLKGVTLQKYKDVEGRLIAAQQAKEDKKKNKEKEKEKPEKPPKGAKGSAPPPPPPQDDDDGGKSAAYSGEGFAYPVRYAGVSSPFGNRYHPVLKRYILHTGVDLVAKYVPLRAAKAGVVTFAGNMSGYGKIIIIRHDNGYETRYAHLSVISTNVGEHVNQGDLIGKTGNSGRTTGAHLHFEIRHNGVPKNPMKYLR from the coding sequence ATGAAAAGAATTGTTAGGAAAACAATGGCCTACTTATTAATTTTAGCTATTGTTATATTTTCTTTTAGATTATATATGATTTCAAGTAAAGAGGTAGTTGATACTACCCAATTTACAGATTATTTTCAAGTTGATGAGGCAGATAATGGGGGGTTAGAGCTAGCAACAAGTAACTTTACTACCTTTGAAAAAGAATATAATTTTGTAAAGGAAGAAAAAGTAGAAGAAGATAAAAAAGAAGGGGAAAAAGAAAAGGAGAAACCAGCACCTCCTCCACCTCCAAAAAGAGCTGAACAAATTACATATAAAGTAAAAAAGAAAGATACAGTACCTGCTATTGCTAAAAGGTATGGTGTTAAACAAGATACAATTTTAATGAACAATAAGAATGCTTTAAATAACAAAATGAAGGTTGGAGATACAATTACTTTCCCTTCTATAGATGGTCTTTACTATAAATTAGAGAAAAATGACACTTTAGCAAAAATTGCTAAGAAGTATGGAATAAGTGTTGTTGATATTGTTGACTATAATAATATCAATCCTAAAAAATTAAAGGCTGGATCAACTATCTTCTTAAAAGGAGTAACTCTTCAAAAATATAAAGATGTTGAAGGTAGACTTATAGCTGCTCAACAAGCTAAAGAAGATAAAAAGAAAAATAAAGAAAAAGAGAAGGAAAAACCTGAAAAGCCACCTAAGGGAGCAAAAGGTTCTGCTCCTCCACCTCCACCACCTCAAGATGATGATGATGGAGGAAAGTCAGCAGCATACTCTGGAGAAGGTTTTGCTTATCCTGTTAGATATGCAGGAGTATCAAGTCCATTTGGAAACAGATACCACCCAGTTTTAAAAAGATATATCTTACATACTGGTGTTGACTTAGTGGCTAAATATGTTCCACTTAGAGCTGCCAAAGCTGGAGTGGTAACTTTTGCTGGTAATATGAGTGGATATGGAAAAATTATAATTATTAGACATGACAATGGATATGAAACTAGATATGCCCATTTAAGTGTTATTTCTACTAATGTTGGAGAACATGTAAACCAAGGGGATTTAATAGGAAAGACAGGTAACTCAGGACGTACAACAGGGGCCCATTTACATTTCGAAATAAGGCATAATGGAGTACCTAAAAATCCTATGAAGTATCTACGTTAG
- a CDS encoding Glu/Leu/Phe/Val family dehydrogenase, translating into MSKETLNPLASGQQQVKKACDALGLDPAVYELLKEPQRIIEITIPVKMDDGSIKTFKGYRSAHNDAVGPFKGGIRFHQNVNSDEVKALSLWMSIKCQVTGIPYGGGKGGITVDPSELSQRELEQLSRGWVRGMWKYLGEKVDVPAPDVNTNGQIMAWMQDEYNKLTGEQTIGVFTGKPLSYGGSQGRNEATGFGVAVTMREAFAALGKDLKGATVAVQGFGNVGKYSVKNIMKLGGKVVAVAEFEKGKGAFAVYKAEGFTFEELEAAKAAGSLTKVPGAKELTMDEFWALDVEAIAPCALENAITNHEAELIKAGIICEGANGPITPEADEVLYKKGIVVTPDVLTNAGGVTVSYFEWVQNIYGYYWTEKEVEEKEERAMVDAFKPIWALKTEFDGKGQPISFRQATYMKSIKRIAEAMKIRGWY; encoded by the coding sequence ATGAGTAAAGAAACTTTAAACCCACTAGCAAGCGGACAACAACAAGTTAAAAAAGCATGTGATGCTTTAGGATTGGACCCAGCAGTATATGAATTATTAAAGGAACCTCAAAGAATAATAGAAATTACTATCCCTGTAAAAATGGATGATGGATCTATAAAAACATTTAAAGGATATAGATCAGCTCATAATGATGCAGTAGGACCTTTTAAAGGAGGAATTAGATTCCACCAAAACGTTAATTCTGATGAAGTAAAAGCTCTTTCTCTATGGATGAGTATTAAATGTCAAGTAACTGGAATCCCTTATGGAGGAGGTAAAGGTGGAATTACTGTAGATCCTTCTGAATTATCTCAAAGAGAATTAGAACAATTATCAAGAGGATGGGTAAGAGGAATGTGGAAATACTTAGGTGAAAAAGTAGACGTTCCTGCTCCAGATGTAAATACAAATGGACAAATCATGGCTTGGATGCAAGATGAATATAATAAATTAACTGGTGAACAAACTATAGGAGTTTTCACAGGTAAACCATTATCTTATGGAGGATCTCAAGGAAGAAACGAAGCAACTGGATTCGGTGTTGCAGTAACTATGAGAGAAGCTTTCGCTGCATTAGGAAAAGATCTTAAAGGAGCAACAGTTGCAGTTCAAGGATTTGGAAATGTTGGAAAATACTCTGTAAAAAATATTATGAAATTAGGTGGAAAAGTTGTAGCTGTTGCTGAATTTGAAAAAGGAAAAGGAGCTTTCGCTGTTTATAAAGCTGAAGGATTCACTTTTGAAGAATTAGAAGCTGCTAAAGCTGCTGGAAGCTTAACTAAAGTTCCTGGAGCAAAAGAATTAACTATGGATGAATTCTGGGCTTTAGATGTTGAAGCTATCGCTCCATGTGCATTAGAAAATGCTATCACTAACCACGAAGCTGAATTAATAAAAGCTGGAATCATTTGTGAAGGAGCAAATGGACCAATAACTCCAGAAGCTGATGAAGTTCTTTATAAAAAAGGTATAGTTGTTACTCCTGACGTTTTAACAAATGCTGGAGGAGTTACAGTATCTTACTTCGAATGGGTTCAAAATATCTATGGATACTACTGGACAGAAAAAGAAGTTGAAGAAAAAGAAGAAAGAGCAATGGTTGATGCATTCAAACCTATATGGGCTCTAAAAACTGAATTTGATGGAAAAGGACAACCTATTTCTTTCAGACAAGCTACTTATATGAAATCTATTAAGAGAATAGCTGAAGCTATGAAAATCAGAGGATGGTACTAA
- the upp gene encoding uracil phosphoribosyltransferase: MSVIEINHPLIEHKMTILRSVETDTKSFRENLNEIAKLMTYEATKNLKLETTEVTTPLMKTQAYTLQDKVALVPILRAGLGMVDGILDLIPTAKVGHIGVYRNEETLEPVYYYCKLPTDIASRKVILVDPMLATGGSAVYAIDYLKEQGVTDIIFMCLVAAPDGIAKLLNKHPDVPIYTAKIDQGLNKDGYIYPGLGDCGDRIFGTK; this comes from the coding sequence ATGTCAGTAATTGAAATTAACCACCCATTGATAGAACACAAAATGACTATTCTTAGAAGTGTTGAAACAGATACTAAATCATTTAGAGAAAACTTAAATGAAATAGCAAAACTTATGACTTATGAGGCAACTAAAAACTTAAAGTTGGAAACAACTGAAGTTACAACACCTCTTATGAAAACTCAGGCCTATACTTTACAAGATAAGGTAGCCTTAGTACCTATACTTAGAGCTGGACTTGGAATGGTAGATGGAATACTAGATTTAATTCCTACAGCTAAGGTTGGACACATAGGAGTATATAGAAATGAAGAAACTTTAGAACCTGTTTATTACTACTGTAAATTACCTACAGATATAGCTTCAAGAAAGGTTATACTTGTAGATCCTATGCTTGCAACAGGAGGTTCTGCTGTCTATGCTATAGATTATCTAAAAGAACAAGGAGTAACAGATATTATATTTATGTGTTTGGTTGCCGCTCCAGATGGTATAGCTAAACTTCTAAATAAACACCCAGATGTTCCTATATATACTGCAAAAATAGATCAAGGTCTAAATAAAGATGGATATATCTATCCTGGACTAGGAGATTGTGGAGATAGAATATTCGGTACAAAATAA
- a CDS encoding esterase/lipase family protein: MKKFFKILFFIIIISVAILWLVKIFFLTHKYQIKNYNEDKIEKDIVITFNGIYGYEKQLRFINEKLAEDGYTVVNIQYPTVNDNIVEMTEKYIVPNIEEQVKKLEKINLERRAKNLPELKLNFVVHSMGTCLLRYYLKENKLDSLGKVVLITPPSHGSQLSDNPIADLIPYFIGPAVKDMKTDKDSFVNQLGNPDYPCYILIADSSNNFLFSLFIKGKDDGMVPLESAGLEGTSLKTIENTTHTSILEKQETVDEILKFLKD; the protein is encoded by the coding sequence ATGAAGAAATTTTTTAAAATTTTATTTTTTATCATTATAATTTCTGTTGCTATACTATGGCTTGTAAAAATCTTTTTTTTAACTCATAAATATCAAATAAAGAATTATAATGAAGATAAAATAGAAAAAGATATAGTTATAACTTTCAATGGTATCTATGGTTATGAAAAACAGTTAAGATTCATTAATGAGAAATTAGCTGAAGATGGATATACTGTTGTAAATATACAATATCCTACTGTTAATGATAATATAGTAGAAATGACTGAGAAATATATTGTTCCAAATATTGAAGAGCAAGTAAAGAAATTGGAAAAAATTAATCTTGAAAGAAGAGCAAAAAATTTACCTGAATTAAAGTTAAATTTTGTTGTTCATTCTATGGGAACTTGTCTACTTAGATATTACTTAAAGGAAAATAAATTAGATAGCTTAGGAAAGGTTGTTCTGATTACTCCGCCTTCACATGGAAGCCAATTATCAGACAATCCTATAGCTGATTTAATTCCATATTTTATAGGTCCTGCTGTTAAAGATATGAAGACTGATAAAGACAGTTTTGTTAACCAATTAGGAAATCCTGACTATCCTTGTTATATTTTAATAGCAGATAGTTCTAATAATTTTCTTTTCTCTTTATTTATAAAAGGTAAAGATGATGGTATGGTACCTTTAGAAAGTGCTGGATTAGAAGGTACTTCTTTAAAAACCATAGAAAATACTACACACACAAGTATTTTAGAAAAACAGGAAACTGTTGATGAGATTTTAAAGTTTTTAAAAGACTAA
- a CDS encoding type B 50S ribosomal protein L31 → MRKGIHPEFNVVVFEDMAGNQFLTRSTKVPKETTTFEGKEYPVIKVAVSSKSHPFYTGEQRFVDTAGRVDKFNKKFNLGKK, encoded by the coding sequence ATGAGAAAAGGAATACACCCTGAATTCAATGTTGTTGTTTTTGAAGATATGGCTGGTAACCAATTTTTAACTAGATCTACAAAAGTACCTAAAGAAACTACAACTTTTGAAGGAAAAGAATATCCAGTAATTAAAGTAGCTGTTAGCTCAAAATCACACCCATTCTATACTGGAGAACAAAGATTTGTTGACACTGCTGGTAGAGTTGACAAGTTCAATAAGAAATTTAACTTGGGTAAAAAATAA
- a CDS encoding 2-hydroxyacid dehydrogenase has translation MKVLFYGVRDVEVPLFHEQNKRFGFDLELIPDYLNSKETAEKAKGFECVVLRGNCFATKEVLDMYKEYGVKYLFTRTVGTNHIDVKYAKELGFKLAYVPFYSPNAIAELAVSLAMSLLRHLPYTAEKFNKRNFTVDAQMFSREIRNCTVGVVGLGRIGFTAAKLFKGLGANVIGYDMFPKTGVEDIVTQVSMEELIAKSDIITLHAPFIKENGKIVTKEFLSKMKKDSILINTARGELMDLEAVVEALESGHLAGAGIDTIEGEVNYFFKNFSEKQAEFRAEYPVYNRLLDLYPRVLVTPHVGSYTDEAASNMIETSFENLKEYLDTGACKNDIKA, from the coding sequence ATGAAAGTTTTATTTTATGGTGTAAGAGATGTTGAAGTACCTTTATTTCATGAACAAAATAAGAGATTTGGATTTGATTTAGAATTAATTCCTGATTATCTTAACAGCAAAGAAACTGCTGAAAAAGCAAAAGGATTTGAATGTGTAGTTCTTCGTGGAAACTGTTTTGCAACAAAAGAAGTATTAGATATGTACAAAGAATATGGTGTAAAATATCTATTTACAAGAACAGTTGGAACTAACCATATAGATGTAAAATATGCTAAAGAATTAGGATTCAAATTAGCTTATGTTCCTTTCTATTCTCCAAATGCAATAGCTGAATTAGCTGTTTCATTAGCTATGTCTTTATTAAGACACTTACCTTATACTGCTGAAAAATTTAATAAAAGAAATTTCACAGTTGATGCTCAAATGTTCTCAAGAGAAATTAGAAACTGTACCGTTGGTGTAGTTGGACTTGGAAGAATTGGATTCACTGCAGCTAAATTATTCAAAGGTTTAGGAGCTAATGTTATAGGATATGATATGTTCCCTAAAACAGGTGTTGAAGATATAGTTACTCAAGTTTCTATGGAAGAATTAATAGCTAAAAGTGATATCATAACTTTACATGCTCCATTTATAAAAGAAAATGGAAAAATTGTTACTAAAGAATTTTTAAGCAAAATGAAAAAAGATTCAATATTAATCAATACTGCTAGAGGAGAATTAATGGATTTAGAAGCTGTGGTTGAAGCTCTTGAAAGTGGACATCTAGCTGGTGCTGGTATAGATACTATTGAAGGAGAAGTTAATTATTTCTTCAAAAACTTCTCTGAAAAACAAGCTGAATTCAGAGCTGAGTATCCTGTATACAATAGATTATTAGATTTATATCCAAGAGTTTTAGTAACTCCTCATGTTGGTTCTTATACAGATGAAGCTGCTTCAAATATGATAGAAACTTCTTTTGAAAACTTAAAAGAATACTTAGATACTGGTGCTTGTAAAAACGATATAAAAGCATAG